The following proteins are co-located in the Microtus ochrogaster isolate Prairie Vole_2 unplaced genomic scaffold, MicOch1.0 UNK87, whole genome shotgun sequence genome:
- the LOC101980226 gene encoding steroid 21-hydroxylase isoform X1, producing MVLPGLLLLLLLLLAGTRWLWGWWKLRSLRLPPLAPGFLHFLQPNLPTYLFDLTQKLGPVYRIRMGLQDVVVLNSNRTIKEALIQKWADFAGRPQIPYGKKNLDLDLSLGDYSLTWKAHKKLSRSALMLGVRDSMEPLVEELTQEFCERMRAQAGAPVAIQKEFSLLTCSVICYLTFGDKDDILVHTVHSCVQDLLQAWSHWSVQILEIIPFLRFLPNPGLWKLKRFQENRDDIVREQLKLHKDSLVAGQWKDMLDYMLQGVEQQREGTDAGQLHEGHVHMSVVDLFVGGTETTATTLSWTVAFLLHHPEIQKRLQEELDLKLGPSAPSSQLLYKNRMQLPLLMATIAEVLRLRPVVPLALPHRTTRASSISGYDIPKDTIIIPNIQGANLDEMVWELPGQFCPDRFLEPGKDLKTLSFGCGARVCLGEPLARLELFVVLARLLQAFTLLPPPDGTLPSLKPQNFTGVNLLIRPFQVRLQPRNLMPQDQGQNP from the exons ATGGTGTTacctgggctgctgctgctgctgctgctgctgctagctGGCACCCGCTGGCTGTGGGGCTGGTGGAAGCTCCGGAGCCTCCGCCTGCCTCCTCTCGCCCCAGGGTTCCTGCACTTTCTACAGCCTAACCTTCCCACCTACCTGTTTGACCTCACCCAGAAACTCGGGCCTGTCTACAGGATTCGCATGGGACTGCAAG ATGTGGTCGTTCTGAATTCTAATAGGACCATTAAGGAGGCCCTGATCCAAAAATGGGCGGACTTTGCGGGCCGACCCCAGATACCATATGGTAAGA AAAATCTAGACTTGGACCTGTCGCTAGGGGACTACTCGCTAACGTGGAAGGCCCACAAGAAACTCTCTCGCTCAGCTCTGATGCTGGGCGTGCGAGACTCCATGGAGCCCCTGGTAGAGGAGCTGACCCAGGAATTCTGCGAG CGCATGCGCGCGCAGGCTGGCGCCCCCGTGGCCATCCAGAAGGAGTTCTCTTTGCTCACGTGCAGTGTCATCTGCTACCTCACGTTTGGAGACAAG GACGACATTTTGGTACACACGGTTCACAGCTGTGTGCAGGACTTGCTGCAAGCCTGGAGCCACTGGTCCGTCCAAATCTTGGAAATAATTCCCTTTCTCAGG TTCCTCCCCAATCCGGGCCTCTGGAAGCTGAAGCGGTTCCAGGAGAACAGGGACGATATCGTAAGGGAGCAGCTGAAGCTGCACAAG GACAGCCTGGTAGCAGGCCAGTGGAAGGACATGCTTGACTACATGCTTCAAGGCGTGGAGCAGCAAAGGGAGGGCACGGATGCAGGGCAGCTCCACGAAGGGCACGTGCACATGTCCGTGGTGGACCTCTTCGTCGGGGGCACTGAGACCACAGCCACCACGCTCTCCTGGACTGTGGCTTTCCTGCTTCATCACCCTGAG ATCCAGAAGCGACTGCAGGAAGAACTAGACCTCAAGTTGGGCCCCAGtgcccccagctcccagctcctgtACAAGAACCGAATGCAGCTGCCTTTGCTCATGGCTACCATCGCTGAGGTGCTGCGCCTGCGGCCTGTGGTGCCCCTGGCCCTGCCCCATCGCACCACTCGGGCTAGCAG TATCTCTGGCTATGACATCCCCAAGGACACCATCATCATCCCCAACATCCAAGGCGCCAACCTGGACGAGATGGTCTGGGAACTGCCCGGCCAGTTCTGTCCTG ATCGCTTCCTGGAACCCGGCAAGGACCTCAAAACCCTATCCTTCGGCTGTGGGGCCCGTGTGTGCCTGGGAGAGCCGCTCGCGCGACTGGAGCTCTTCGTGGTCCTGGCGCGCCTGCTCCAGGCCTTCacgctgctgccaccaccagatGGCACCCTGCCCTCCCTGAAGCCCCAGAATTTCACTGGCGTCAATCTCTTGATTCGACCTTTCCAGGTGCGGCTGCAGCCCAGGAACCTGATGCCCCAAGACCAGGGCCAGAACCCTTGA
- the LOC101980226 gene encoding steroid 21-hydroxylase isoform X3 — MVLPGLLLLLLLLLAGTRWLWGWWKLRSLRLPPLAPGFLHFLQPNLPTYLFDLTQKLGPVYRIRMGLQENLDLDLSLGDYSLTWKAHKKLSRSALMLGVRDSMEPLVEELTQEFCERMRAQAGAPVAIQKEFSLLTCSVICYLTFGDKVKDDILVHTVHSCVQDLLQAWSHWSVQILEIIPFLRFLPNPGLWKLKRFQENRDDIVREQLKLHKDSLVAGQWKDMLDYMLQGVEQQREGTDAGQLHEGHVHMSVVDLFVGGTETTATTLSWTVAFLLHHPEIQKRLQEELDLKLGPSAPSSQLLYKNRMQLPLLMATIAEVLRLRPVVPLALPHRTTRASSISGYDIPKDTIIIPNIQGANLDEMVWELPGQFCPDRFLEPGKDLKTLSFGCGARVCLGEPLARLELFVVLARLLQAFTLLPPPDGTLPSLKPQNFTGVNLLIRPFQVRLQPRNLMPQDQGQNP, encoded by the exons ATGGTGTTacctgggctgctgctgctgctgctgctgctgctagctGGCACCCGCTGGCTGTGGGGCTGGTGGAAGCTCCGGAGCCTCCGCCTGCCTCCTCTCGCCCCAGGGTTCCTGCACTTTCTACAGCCTAACCTTCCCACCTACCTGTTTGACCTCACCCAGAAACTCGGGCCTGTCTACAGGATTCGCATGGGACTGCAAG AAAATCTAGACTTGGACCTGTCGCTAGGGGACTACTCGCTAACGTGGAAGGCCCACAAGAAACTCTCTCGCTCAGCTCTGATGCTGGGCGTGCGAGACTCCATGGAGCCCCTGGTAGAGGAGCTGACCCAGGAATTCTGCGAG CGCATGCGCGCGCAGGCTGGCGCCCCCGTGGCCATCCAGAAGGAGTTCTCTTTGCTCACGTGCAGTGTCATCTGCTACCTCACGTTTGGAGACAAGGTCAAG GACGACATTTTGGTACACACGGTTCACAGCTGTGTGCAGGACTTGCTGCAAGCCTGGAGCCACTGGTCCGTCCAAATCTTGGAAATAATTCCCTTTCTCAGG TTCCTCCCCAATCCGGGCCTCTGGAAGCTGAAGCGGTTCCAGGAGAACAGGGACGATATCGTAAGGGAGCAGCTGAAGCTGCACAAG GACAGCCTGGTAGCAGGCCAGTGGAAGGACATGCTTGACTACATGCTTCAAGGCGTGGAGCAGCAAAGGGAGGGCACGGATGCAGGGCAGCTCCACGAAGGGCACGTGCACATGTCCGTGGTGGACCTCTTCGTCGGGGGCACTGAGACCACAGCCACCACGCTCTCCTGGACTGTGGCTTTCCTGCTTCATCACCCTGAG ATCCAGAAGCGACTGCAGGAAGAACTAGACCTCAAGTTGGGCCCCAGtgcccccagctcccagctcctgtACAAGAACCGAATGCAGCTGCCTTTGCTCATGGCTACCATCGCTGAGGTGCTGCGCCTGCGGCCTGTGGTGCCCCTGGCCCTGCCCCATCGCACCACTCGGGCTAGCAG TATCTCTGGCTATGACATCCCCAAGGACACCATCATCATCCCCAACATCCAAGGCGCCAACCTGGACGAGATGGTCTGGGAACTGCCCGGCCAGTTCTGTCCTG ATCGCTTCCTGGAACCCGGCAAGGACCTCAAAACCCTATCCTTCGGCTGTGGGGCCCGTGTGTGCCTGGGAGAGCCGCTCGCGCGACTGGAGCTCTTCGTGGTCCTGGCGCGCCTGCTCCAGGCCTTCacgctgctgccaccaccagatGGCACCCTGCCCTCCCTGAAGCCCCAGAATTTCACTGGCGTCAATCTCTTGATTCGACCTTTCCAGGTGCGGCTGCAGCCCAGGAACCTGATGCCCCAAGACCAGGGCCAGAACCCTTGA
- the LOC101980226 gene encoding steroid 21-hydroxylase isoform X2, protein MVLPGLLLLLLLLLAGTRWLWGWWKLRSLRLPPLAPGFLHFLQPNLPTYLFDLTQKLGPVYRIRMGLQDVVVLNSNRTIKEALIQKWADFAGRPQIPYDLDLSLGDYSLTWKAHKKLSRSALMLGVRDSMEPLVEELTQEFCERMRAQAGAPVAIQKEFSLLTCSVICYLTFGDKVKDDILVHTVHSCVQDLLQAWSHWSVQILEIIPFLRFLPNPGLWKLKRFQENRDDIVREQLKLHKDSLVAGQWKDMLDYMLQGVEQQREGTDAGQLHEGHVHMSVVDLFVGGTETTATTLSWTVAFLLHHPEIQKRLQEELDLKLGPSAPSSQLLYKNRMQLPLLMATIAEVLRLRPVVPLALPHRTTRASSISGYDIPKDTIIIPNIQGANLDEMVWELPGQFCPDRFLEPGKDLKTLSFGCGARVCLGEPLARLELFVVLARLLQAFTLLPPPDGTLPSLKPQNFTGVNLLIRPFQVRLQPRNLMPQDQGQNP, encoded by the exons ATGGTGTTacctgggctgctgctgctgctgctgctgctgctagctGGCACCCGCTGGCTGTGGGGCTGGTGGAAGCTCCGGAGCCTCCGCCTGCCTCCTCTCGCCCCAGGGTTCCTGCACTTTCTACAGCCTAACCTTCCCACCTACCTGTTTGACCTCACCCAGAAACTCGGGCCTGTCTACAGGATTCGCATGGGACTGCAAG ATGTGGTCGTTCTGAATTCTAATAGGACCATTAAGGAGGCCCTGATCCAAAAATGGGCGGACTTTGCGGGCCGACCCCAGATACCATATG ACTTGGACCTGTCGCTAGGGGACTACTCGCTAACGTGGAAGGCCCACAAGAAACTCTCTCGCTCAGCTCTGATGCTGGGCGTGCGAGACTCCATGGAGCCCCTGGTAGAGGAGCTGACCCAGGAATTCTGCGAG CGCATGCGCGCGCAGGCTGGCGCCCCCGTGGCCATCCAGAAGGAGTTCTCTTTGCTCACGTGCAGTGTCATCTGCTACCTCACGTTTGGAGACAAGGTCAAG GACGACATTTTGGTACACACGGTTCACAGCTGTGTGCAGGACTTGCTGCAAGCCTGGAGCCACTGGTCCGTCCAAATCTTGGAAATAATTCCCTTTCTCAGG TTCCTCCCCAATCCGGGCCTCTGGAAGCTGAAGCGGTTCCAGGAGAACAGGGACGATATCGTAAGGGAGCAGCTGAAGCTGCACAAG GACAGCCTGGTAGCAGGCCAGTGGAAGGACATGCTTGACTACATGCTTCAAGGCGTGGAGCAGCAAAGGGAGGGCACGGATGCAGGGCAGCTCCACGAAGGGCACGTGCACATGTCCGTGGTGGACCTCTTCGTCGGGGGCACTGAGACCACAGCCACCACGCTCTCCTGGACTGTGGCTTTCCTGCTTCATCACCCTGAG ATCCAGAAGCGACTGCAGGAAGAACTAGACCTCAAGTTGGGCCCCAGtgcccccagctcccagctcctgtACAAGAACCGAATGCAGCTGCCTTTGCTCATGGCTACCATCGCTGAGGTGCTGCGCCTGCGGCCTGTGGTGCCCCTGGCCCTGCCCCATCGCACCACTCGGGCTAGCAG TATCTCTGGCTATGACATCCCCAAGGACACCATCATCATCCCCAACATCCAAGGCGCCAACCTGGACGAGATGGTCTGGGAACTGCCCGGCCAGTTCTGTCCTG ATCGCTTCCTGGAACCCGGCAAGGACCTCAAAACCCTATCCTTCGGCTGTGGGGCCCGTGTGTGCCTGGGAGAGCCGCTCGCGCGACTGGAGCTCTTCGTGGTCCTGGCGCGCCTGCTCCAGGCCTTCacgctgctgccaccaccagatGGCACCCTGCCCTCCCTGAAGCCCCAGAATTTCACTGGCGTCAATCTCTTGATTCGACCTTTCCAGGTGCGGCTGCAGCCCAGGAACCTGATGCCCCAAGACCAGGGCCAGAACCCTTGA